One window of the Coriobacteriia bacterium genome contains the following:
- a CDS encoding OmpA family protein gives MKCTRTFSPTRLVPGALGMLVVAALVLPAQALAVDIHVATSGGDYTDVQAAVDAASPGDRVMVAAGTFAGQVRMKDGVSLIGAGADVTTLTADGSDGATPTVYASAISSATTISGFTLTHSAGDGSGMVALNGSDLTISACTMTGNTAVDGAGLFAENSKPTITDCTFTGNTSYNDGAGVYFWSADGVMTDSVVTSNRANDDGAIYIHDCSPTISDSTITTNTAGYRAGGIFADNSDAQVSECDVSGNHSDEYGGGLCFAERAHPDFVDCTIDGNESLYGRGGGMYCGESVSPTFLRCTISNSRADNDGGGISAYDCDATFTDCVISNNSTTADGGAVGSDEYADLFFIGCDFFDNSAGDDGGGAWAEDDGDAHATNCVFVGNTAAGDGGAAALDWDAYLRLVNCTIYGNDAGNSGDGVYCDEASAYIFNCIVWGNGENLHNCSASYSDVEGGGGYDGNIDAAPSFVDTEAANFHLNADSPCIGVGTPIDAPLTDKDGYARGDAVDMGAYEYRTHTLSPAAGIGGTISPSEVQTVVAGTSKTFQIEAANGYHLVATKIDGESIGTSYTVDFSVVTTDHVLAAMFVRDSYDTVGSVHFAMNSTKLRPGARRALRAWAHRIAAKDLLHVRVGGYTSNDPDGGSTIKSRKKLSSARAAAVRAYLITQLRDHGSKASVTTYGYGGANPVASNRTAKGRLKNRRAVVWAR, from the coding sequence ATGAAGTGCACGCGCACGTTCTCACCAACCCGTCTCGTTCCCGGTGCCTTGGGCATGCTCGTGGTCGCCGCGCTCGTGCTGCCCGCGCAGGCGCTCGCGGTCGACATCCACGTCGCGACCTCGGGTGGCGACTACACCGACGTACAGGCTGCGGTCGACGCAGCTTCGCCCGGTGACCGGGTGATGGTAGCCGCCGGCACGTTCGCGGGCCAGGTACGGATGAAGGACGGCGTCTCGCTCATCGGTGCCGGCGCGGATGTCACGACGCTGACGGCGGACGGCAGTGACGGTGCGACACCGACGGTCTATGCGTCGGCGATCAGCTCGGCGACGACGATTTCGGGCTTCACGCTCACGCACAGCGCCGGCGACGGCAGCGGCATGGTCGCCCTCAACGGCTCCGACCTGACGATCTCCGCCTGCACGATGACCGGCAACACCGCGGTCGACGGCGCAGGGCTGTTCGCCGAGAACTCCAAGCCCACCATCACCGACTGCACCTTCACGGGCAACACCAGCTACAACGACGGTGCCGGCGTCTACTTCTGGAGCGCGGACGGGGTCATGACCGACTCGGTCGTCACGAGCAACAGGGCAAACGACGACGGTGCGATCTACATCCACGACTGCAGCCCCACGATCAGCGACTCCACGATCACGACCAACACCGCGGGCTACCGTGCGGGTGGCATCTTCGCCGACAACTCAGACGCGCAGGTAAGCGAGTGTGACGTCAGCGGCAACCACTCTGACGAGTACGGCGGCGGGCTGTGCTTCGCCGAGCGGGCGCATCCCGACTTCGTTGACTGCACCATCGACGGCAACGAGTCGCTCTACGGCCGCGGTGGTGGCATGTACTGCGGCGAAAGCGTCTCGCCGACGTTTCTGCGGTGCACCATCAGCAACAGCCGCGCCGATAACGACGGTGGCGGAATCAGCGCCTATGACTGCGACGCCACGTTCACCGACTGCGTCATCAGCAACAACTCCACGACCGCCGATGGTGGCGCTGTGGGTTCGGACGAATACGCCGATCTGTTCTTCATCGGCTGCGACTTCTTCGACAACTCCGCGGGCGACGATGGCGGCGGCGCGTGGGCGGAAGATGACGGCGATGCACACGCGACCAACTGCGTATTCGTCGGCAACACGGCAGCCGGCGACGGTGGAGCCGCAGCGTTGGACTGGGACGCTTACCTGCGCCTGGTCAACTGCACCATCTACGGCAACGATGCCGGCAACTCCGGAGATGGCGTGTACTGTGACGAAGCATCTGCGTACATCTTCAACTGCATCGTCTGGGGCAACGGCGAAAACCTGCACAACTGCAGCGCCAGCTACTCGGATGTCGAGGGCGGCGGCGGCTACGATGGCAACATCGATGCCGCGCCGAGCTTCGTTGACACCGAAGCCGCGAACTTCCACCTCAACGCCGACTCGCCCTGCATCGGCGTCGGTACGCCGATCGACGCTCCCCTTACCGACAAGGACGGCTACGCTCGCGGCGATGCGGTGGACATGGGCGCGTACGAGTACCGCACACACACGCTGAGCCCGGCCGCAGGCATCGGCGGCACCATCAGCCCGTCTGAGGTCCAGACGGTGGTCGCCGGTACGAGCAAGACGTTCCAGATTGAGGCAGCCAACGGGTACCACCTCGTGGCGACCAAGATCGACGGCGAGTCGATCGGAACAAGCTACACGGTCGACTTCAGCGTGGTCACGACCGACCACGTGCTCGCTGCGATGTTCGTGCGCGACTCCTACGACACGGTGGGCAGCGTGCACTTCGCTATGAACTCGACCAAGCTTCGTCCCGGCGCGAGGCGCGCGCTGCGCGCATGGGCCCACCGAATCGCGGCGAAGGACCTACTGCACGTCCGGGTCGGCGGGTACACGTCCAACGACCCTGATGGTGGCAGCACCATCAAGTCGCGCAAGAAGCTGTCATCAGCGCGAGCCGCGGCAGTGCGCGCGTACCTGATCACGCAGCTGCGGGACCACGGCAGCAAGGCGAGCGTGACGACCTACGGCTACGGCGGAGCCAACCCTGTGGCTTCGAACCGGACGGCCAAGGGTCGCCTCAAGAACCGTCGCGCGGTGGTCTGGGCGAGATAG